The Molothrus aeneus isolate 106 chromosome 33, BPBGC_Maene_1.0, whole genome shotgun sequence genome includes a window with the following:
- the LOC136568479 gene encoding acrosin-like, which translates to MNWLSLLVLLTVAGLAHGTWDNCGWTCGLRPMVSDSIPHDDGMTRIVGGTGAKPGAWPWMVSIQHPRIPGSKHWCGGSLVSAEWVLTAAHCFDRIKKIGILNVVIGATQLTQLGPGAQVRKIKKLFRHKKYKRSDISNDIALLELNEPVQCSPYIQLACVADPTLRVSELQNCWIAGWGLTSEGDEDSSDHLQEAKVQLIDIQLCNSTGWNAGEIHTYNLCAGYSEGGIDTCQGDSGGPLMCQDNNADSWWVIGVTSWGKGCARAKLPGVYTSTQYFYDWILAQMGLSPFGSAS; encoded by the exons ATGAATTGGCTCAGCCTCCTCGTCCTGCTGACcgtggctgggctggcacacgggACATGGGACAACTGCGG ATGGACTTGCGGCCTCCGACCCATGGTGTCTGACTCCATACCTCATGATGACGGCATGACACGTATTGTGGGTGGCACAGGTGCCAAGCCAGGGGCCTGGCCATGGATGGTCAGCATCCAGCATCCGAGGATACCAGGCTCAAAGCATTGGTGTGGAGGGTCCCTCGTCAGTGCAGAGTGggtcctcacagcagcccacTGCTTTGACAGGATCAA GAAAATCGGCATCTTGAATGTGGTGATTGGGGCCACCCAGTTGACTCAGCTGGGCCCTGGGGCACAAGTGCGGAAGATTAAGAAGCTATTTCGTCACAAAAAATACAAGAGAAGTGATATAAGTAATGATATTGCCTTGCTAGAACTGAATGAGCCTGTCCAGTGCAGCCCTTACATCCAGTTGGCCTGTGTGGCTGACCCCACCCTAAGAGTCTCAGAGCTGCAAAACTGCTGGATTGCTGGTTGGGGTTTAACCTCAGAAGGAG ATGAAGACTCAAGTGATCACCTCCAGGAGGCCAAGGTCCAGCTCATCGATATCCAGCTCTGCAACAGCACTGGCTGGAATGCAGGGGAAATCCACACCTACAACTTGTGTGCTGGTTACTCAGAGGGCGGCATCGACACCTGCCAG ggtgaCAGCGGTGGTCCTCtcatgtgccaggacaacaacgCTGACTCCTGGTGGGTCATCGGAGTGACCAGCTGGGGAAAAGGCTGCGCCAGAGCAAAGCTGCCCGGAGTCTACACCTCCACTCAGTACTTCTATGACTGGATTCTGGCCCAGATGGGCCTGAGCCCATTTGGAAGTGCTTCCTGA